From the Gadus chalcogrammus isolate NIFS_2021 chromosome 18, NIFS_Gcha_1.0, whole genome shotgun sequence genome, the window CAAGTTCGTCACCAACCCTGCTCCTCAAACGCTACTCTCAGCCCCGCTGGGACCGGACCCGACTTCAGCCCACACGTCTCACGGCTGTAGAGCCAGACACACCGGGAGAACAGGGACCATGCCTTCCGCCACCAAGATCCTCTACTTCTTCTCCAGCGCCCTGGCCTCCTCCATCTCGGTGGGGCTGCTGGGGTTCTCCATGTCCACCACCTGGACCCGCGCCACCATGGAGTGCGCCGCGGACTCGGCCAACACGACGTTCGCCAACGGGACCGCCACCATCACCTTGGATCTCTTTGATATGATCTCGGAGAGGACGTCCTGCCCGGCGATCGGAAGCCGGCCCGAAGAGTTCAAAGGTAAATGAGGGGACCTGAACTTCAAAAAAAGATCATAAAGCGTGCTAAAAATATCTACTAATTGGCAATAAGAATGGGAAATGGTAAACTGACTGCATTTATGTAGTGCTTTCTAAGCACTGGCCCCTCAAAGTGCGATATAATTACCACCTGAAATTCACCCATCCATGCGCACATTCACAAACCGACGGTGGTGtgaaccacgcaaggcgacagccagcttgttgggagtagttagggtgaggcgtctagCTCAGGGACACCTGGACACTCgcaggagccggggatcgaactagcaaccttccagttacaagtcaacccgctttACCTCCTAAGCCACTGCCTCCCAAAGAAGACATTTGTTAATGTCCTCTTCTACTTGAGTGGCCTACTATTTAACACTCAAACCCATCCCTGGATCAGAGATACGAAACCATAGCTCTGTTctgggaacatggccgccgttACACcacaacacccccaccaccccccccctctccaccccctctgcctcctctgacCCACACATGAGACTCAGGCAGCCCTAACTTTGTTGTGAATGTTCGCAGTGTTCACTGTGCTGGGGAACGTCGGCACGGCTCCCCAGGTCCTCCACGGTCTGGTCGTCATGCTGTTGGCCCTGTGTCTGCTGGCGTCCTGCGGCAGCATCCTCATCGCCCTGTACAACAGCGTCAGCAACCCCTACGAGACCTACATGGGCCCCATCGGCATCTACGTCTGCAGCTCCGTTGGCGGTGAGGAGGgttgaacgatttggggaataatcaaattgcgattattttgaccaatattgcgatttaatgtgcgatttttataatttattaagttccttatgttgtgtattattcactaaaaaaagaaataaatgaTTCTTTAGTAtgatgaccaacacaacattggaagcagtcaacataaaaactgctctttcctttaggccaggcggCCCAGGCCAATGTGTTGGGATTAATTTACATTATAAACTTCTTTATTTGACAATTGAAttgtaaaattaaaaaaaaaatgaatcgtactgatttccagtcagtaacggtaacaaatcactttttttttctaaatcacaGACCTAGCTTTGAGCTCCTCCCACCACTAGATAGTTATCATTCATaatctataattataataatacttTTATATTCTTGGGGTTAAGTGTGAGCATTCATGTTTGCCGACTTGGTAGCTCGACCCCACGTAGGTCGGAGATGGCGTGTTTCCCATTCCGTTAACGAACACagcataacactgtcatgtttgtgatgtttttttagCTTTGTAGTTAATTAGCTAGTAACGTGAATATCTGATCGACGCATAGAATTGGGTACTCGCCGATACCCAATACTGGATACCCGATACCCGATACTGGTATCGCTATCGGAACAAC encodes:
- the LOC130371635 gene encoding clarin-3, which produces MPSATKILYFFSSALASSISVGLLGFSMSTTWTRATMECAADSANTTFANGTATITLDLFDMISERTSCPAIGSRPEEFKVFTVLGNVGTAPQVLHGLVVMLLALCLLASCGSILIALYNSVSNPYETYMGPIGIYVCSSVGACVSLLVLVLFVINLFVNRVAEELVIVVSKLSALKVQNTQVSMGLGYYLVLPYLALTLMAIGFVYLYQHAAYRHQREQQRPTEEPKDVLMY